From the genome of Rhizobium sp. NXC24, one region includes:
- a CDS encoding LysR family transcriptional regulator — translation MRDIRSLDLNLLKALDALLDERSVTRAAERLGLTQPAVSGMLTRMRVSFDDPLFVRTQRGVVPTLRAMELAGPVKQVLGDVEALLQPPTFDPATAEFTMSIAATDYALHAVVLPFLPKLRAVSSGVRVAVRPLEHDRAQMQFERGDLDLALVTPETAPPDLHARHLFDETYVCAMREGHPDACGPIDLDRFCALDHALVSYSGERFWGVTDDALASLGRRRRVALSVTSFLILAEILRSTDLIAVVPRRLVEGVEGILVKESPVSIPGFSKIAVWHERTHSDPRHRWIRSMIFETLAVT, via the coding sequence ATGCGAGATATCAGATCCCTGGACCTCAATCTCCTCAAGGCGCTTGACGCCCTATTGGACGAACGCAGTGTTACTCGCGCCGCCGAACGGCTCGGCCTTACTCAGCCTGCGGTCAGCGGTATGCTCACGAGAATGCGAGTGAGCTTCGATGATCCGCTCTTTGTCCGAACCCAGCGCGGGGTTGTGCCGACGCTGAGAGCGATGGAACTCGCTGGGCCGGTTAAACAAGTCCTGGGCGACGTAGAAGCATTGCTTCAGCCGCCGACATTCGATCCTGCTACGGCGGAGTTCACAATGTCTATCGCGGCGACAGACTACGCGCTGCATGCTGTTGTCCTCCCTTTCCTGCCGAAGCTAAGGGCAGTCTCCTCAGGTGTACGCGTGGCCGTGCGGCCCTTGGAGCACGATAGGGCACAGATGCAGTTCGAGCGTGGCGATCTCGATCTGGCGCTCGTGACGCCGGAAACTGCGCCGCCGGACCTGCATGCGCGCCATCTCTTCGACGAGACCTACGTGTGCGCCATGCGCGAGGGACATCCAGACGCTTGTGGGCCGATCGATCTCGACCGGTTTTGCGCACTGGACCACGCGCTCGTATCTTATTCCGGCGAGCGCTTCTGGGGCGTCACCGACGACGCTTTGGCCTCCCTTGGCCGCCGACGGCGGGTCGCGCTTTCCGTAACCAGCTTCCTTATCCTTGCCGAAATCTTACGCAGTACTGACCTGATCGCCGTTGTTCCTCGACGTCTTGTTGAAGGCGTCGAGGGCATTTTGGTGAAGGAGTCGCCAGTCAGCATTCCTGGATTCTCGAAGATCGCGGTTTGGCATGAACGAACGCATAGCGATCCGCGCCATCGGTGGATCCGCTCGATGATATTCGAGACGCTTGCGGTCACCTGA
- a CDS encoding polyketide cyclase: protein MNAIQWPEGYLPGFTENFSSNEVIAADLQVADVWPQLSQATLWPSYYPNSANVRFYDSKGPELEEGVRFYFETFGFPVEAEVVEYVPPTKGKPGRVAWHGWAGEGETRLDVHHAWLIEELPGGRVRVLTQETQKGKPAEDLAKTKPNPMINGHQDWLDGLIAAARTATR, encoded by the coding sequence ATGAATGCAATTCAATGGCCGGAAGGCTACCTTCCAGGCTTCACCGAAAACTTCTCCTCCAACGAGGTCATCGCCGCCGATCTTCAGGTTGCTGATGTCTGGCCACAGCTCAGTCAAGCCACGCTCTGGCCAAGCTACTATCCCAATTCCGCGAATGTCCGCTTCTACGACAGCAAAGGGCCGGAACTGGAAGAAGGCGTGCGCTTTTATTTTGAGACCTTTGGATTTCCCGTCGAAGCTGAGGTCGTCGAATACGTGCCTCCAACGAAAGGAAAGCCGGGTCGTGTCGCCTGGCATGGCTGGGCTGGTGAAGGCGAGACCCGTCTTGACGTTCATCACGCATGGCTGATCGAGGAACTGCCGGGCGGGCGGGTTCGCGTTCTCACCCAGGAGACACAAAAGGGCAAGCCTGCCGAAGATCTGGCAAAGACCAAGCCCAACCCCATGATCAACGGCCACCAAGACTGGCTGGATGGTTTGATTGCTGCCGCTCGCACGGCCACGAGATAG
- a CDS encoding arylsulfatase encodes MNTAFSRRLLGATAALAITLGAISLASFPVHAQQAAPSATTPATDNAGSKPNILVIFGDDIGQTNISAYSFGVMGYRTPNIDRLAKEGTMFTDYYAENSCTAGRSTFITGQVCLRTGLCKVGIPGATVGLQPRDITIAQALKPLGYATGQFGKNHLGDRDEFLPTNHGFDEFYGNLYHLNAEEEPERPYYPKDDQEFVRTNSPRGVLKASSDGKIEDTGALNRKRMETVDDETTAAAIDFMQRKAKEGKPFFTWMNTTRMHAFTHVRQSMQGQSGMPGNDYADGMIEHDGDVGKLLKALDDLNIADNTIVLYTTDNGPNQWSWPDAATTPFRSEKDTNWEGAFRVPAIIRWPGHVKAGETSNEMVSGLDWFPTLLAAAGDPDIKDRLLKGTAISGNQFKVHLDGYNQLPYLTGQQPKSARTEFFYFDDDGQLVAYRFGDWKLVFCEQRQPGGFQVWANPFTCLRAPKTFNLRMDPYERADIVSDQYYDWYAKNAYLVQYGVWRVAPFLQTFREYPPSQRPASFSVDQMIDALMKSLEQSPATAK; translated from the coding sequence ATGAACACGGCCTTCTCTCGACGCCTCCTCGGTGCCACCGCGGCTCTCGCTATAACGCTCGGCGCAATTTCGCTTGCGTCATTCCCGGTCCATGCACAGCAGGCTGCACCGTCTGCAACAACGCCGGCGACGGACAATGCCGGCTCGAAGCCCAACATTCTCGTCATCTTCGGCGACGATATCGGCCAGACGAACATCAGCGCCTATTCCTTTGGCGTCATGGGCTACCGGACGCCGAACATCGACCGCCTCGCCAAGGAAGGGACGATGTTTACGGACTACTACGCCGAAAACAGTTGCACGGCAGGGCGCTCGACCTTCATCACCGGTCAGGTCTGCCTGCGCACCGGCCTTTGCAAGGTTGGTATCCCGGGCGCAACGGTCGGCCTCCAGCCCCGCGATATCACGATCGCACAAGCCCTGAAGCCGCTCGGCTATGCAACGGGCCAGTTCGGCAAGAACCATCTCGGCGATCGGGACGAATTCCTACCGACCAACCACGGGTTCGACGAGTTCTATGGCAATCTTTACCATCTCAATGCCGAGGAGGAGCCGGAACGGCCCTACTATCCGAAAGATGACCAGGAATTCGTCCGCACGAACTCTCCGCGCGGCGTTCTCAAGGCGTCATCGGACGGCAAGATCGAAGACACTGGCGCTTTGAACCGGAAACGCATGGAGACGGTCGATGACGAAACGACGGCCGCCGCCATCGATTTCATGCAAAGGAAGGCAAAGGAGGGTAAGCCCTTCTTCACCTGGATGAACACGACCCGAATGCATGCTTTCACCCACGTCCGGCAATCCATGCAGGGCCAAAGCGGCATGCCCGGCAACGACTATGCCGACGGTATGATCGAGCACGACGGCGACGTCGGCAAACTGCTGAAAGCACTGGACGATCTCAACATCGCCGACAATACGATCGTGCTATACACGACCGACAACGGCCCGAACCAATGGTCATGGCCGGATGCCGCAACGACGCCGTTCCGAAGTGAAAAGGATACAAACTGGGAAGGCGCTTTCCGGGTACCCGCGATCATCCGTTGGCCCGGCCATGTAAAGGCGGGTGAAACATCCAATGAGATGGTATCCGGACTTGACTGGTTCCCGACGTTGCTCGCGGCTGCCGGCGACCCCGACATCAAGGACCGCCTTCTCAAGGGAACGGCGATTAGCGGCAACCAGTTCAAGGTCCATCTCGACGGCTATAATCAGCTTCCATATCTGACAGGGCAACAGCCGAAATCGGCCCGTACCGAATTCTTCTACTTCGATGACGACGGCCAGCTTGTCGCCTATCGCTTCGGCGACTGGAAGCTCGTCTTCTGCGAACAGCGTCAGCCGGGCGGTTTTCAGGTTTGGGCCAATCCGTTCACATGCCTTCGCGCTCCGAAGACCTTCAATCTTCGAATGGACCCTTATGAGCGGGCGGATATCGTTTCCGACCAGTATTATGACTGGTACGCAAAGAACGCCTATCTCGTGCAGTATGGCGTCTGGCGGGTGGCTCCATTCCTGCAAACTTTCCGCGAGTATCCGCCCAGCCAGCGGCCGGCCAGCTTCAGCGTGGACCAGATGATCGACGCACTGATGAAATCGCTGGAACAAAGTCCGGCGACAGCCAAGTAG
- a CDS encoding MoxR family ATPase produces the protein MTARDDIIALSARIGRSIIGQEAMVERLLLGLLANGHLLVEGLPGLAKTRAIKSLARNLDAELSRIQFTPDLLPADITGSEIYFSEGGRGEFKFQQGPIFASLILADEINRAPAKVQSALLEAMEERQVTVGGKSYPLPALFMVMATQNPIEQEGTYPLPEAQLDRFLMHVEVGYPNETSEGAIMRLNRDEEKEAHGEGKATPQQRLDPQAIFEARKEIGAVAVSDPIEKYIVALVFATRYPDRYDKDLAKLLQVGVSPRGVIGLDKVSRSYAWLRGRDYVIPDDVKAVVSDVFRHRLILSYEAHASNTAPDQVIDRIVELVAVS, from the coding sequence ATGACCGCACGTGACGACATTATCGCGCTGAGCGCACGGATTGGCCGTTCGATCATCGGCCAGGAGGCGATGGTCGAGCGGCTTCTCCTTGGGCTGCTCGCCAATGGCCATCTTCTGGTCGAGGGCCTGCCGGGGTTGGCGAAGACGCGCGCCATCAAGAGCCTGGCGAGGAATCTCGACGCCGAGCTCTCGCGCATCCAGTTCACACCGGACCTGCTGCCGGCCGATATCACCGGCTCGGAGATCTATTTCAGCGAGGGCGGCAGGGGCGAGTTCAAGTTTCAGCAGGGACCGATTTTCGCCAGCCTGATCCTCGCCGACGAGATTAATCGCGCGCCCGCAAAGGTGCAGTCGGCCTTGCTGGAAGCGATGGAGGAGCGGCAGGTAACCGTCGGGGGCAAGAGCTATCCTCTGCCCGCGCTTTTCATGGTGATGGCGACGCAGAATCCGATCGAGCAGGAGGGTACCTATCCCCTCCCCGAAGCGCAGCTCGACCGCTTCCTGATGCATGTGGAGGTCGGCTATCCCAACGAAACATCCGAAGGAGCAATCATGCGGCTCAATCGCGATGAGGAAAAAGAAGCACATGGAGAGGGCAAGGCCACGCCGCAGCAAAGGCTTGATCCGCAAGCAATATTCGAGGCACGCAAGGAGATAGGAGCGGTTGCCGTCTCCGATCCCATAGAGAAATACATCGTCGCTTTGGTCTTCGCCACGCGATACCCCGACAGATATGACAAGGACCTCGCCAAATTGCTGCAGGTCGGTGTCAGCCCGCGCGGCGTCATCGGTCTCGACAAAGTTTCCCGCTCCTATGCCTGGCTGAGGGGTCGCGACTATGTCATCCCCGACGACGTCAAGGCTGTTGTCAGCGACGTTTTCCGCCATCGCCTGATCCTCTCCTACGAGGCTCATGCCTCCAACACCGCGCCAGATCAGGTCATCGACCGCATCGTCGAACTCGTGGCGGTTTCATGA
- a CDS encoding DUF58 domain-containing protein, which translates to MARNEGSTGVHVSTEQLVALERQARDLTFVQKARSHRQLSGRMRSSMRGRGLSFEELRDYLPGDDIRTIDWRVTARTSRPAVRVYTEEKERPALIVVDQRINMFFGSRRSMKSVTAAEAAMLCAWRILGSGDRVGGFVFNDSEIVELRPHRSREAVMGLADRIARQNTGLSAAYAGTPGLAALDAVAARVANIAHHDHLVVFISDFDGHTAATRNTLLRLSAHNDVICLLVYDPFLLQLPQSGNIVISGGSLQAELMLRQGDVRQAIDRFARERGRELRSWQRELGLPMLPISTAEETAPQLRRLLEQSAWRQRRR; encoded by the coding sequence ATGGCTCGCAACGAAGGCAGCACAGGCGTCCATGTCAGCACCGAGCAGCTCGTCGCTCTCGAGCGCCAGGCTCGCGACCTGACCTTCGTCCAAAAGGCGCGGAGCCATCGTCAACTTTCCGGCCGGATGCGCTCGTCGATGCGTGGCCGGGGCCTGAGTTTTGAGGAACTGCGCGACTATCTGCCGGGGGACGACATCCGCACAATCGACTGGCGGGTCACGGCACGCACCAGCAGGCCGGCAGTCCGCGTCTACACGGAAGAGAAGGAACGGCCAGCGCTGATCGTCGTCGACCAGCGCATCAACATGTTCTTCGGCAGCCGACGGTCGATGAAATCGGTGACCGCAGCGGAGGCGGCCATGCTCTGCGCCTGGCGGATTCTCGGCTCCGGCGACCGGGTCGGCGGCTTCGTGTTCAACGACAGCGAGATTGTCGAGCTCAGGCCGCACCGCAGCCGGGAAGCCGTCATGGGCCTTGCCGACAGGATTGCCCGCCAGAATACAGGGTTGAGCGCTGCCTATGCCGGAACGCCCGGTCTCGCCGCGCTCGACGCCGTTGCTGCCCGCGTCGCGAACATCGCTCATCATGATCATCTCGTCGTCTTCATCAGCGACTTCGATGGTCATACGGCGGCGACACGCAACACGCTGCTGCGCCTCTCGGCACATAACGACGTGATCTGCCTCCTCGTTTACGATCCCTTCCTTCTGCAGTTGCCGCAATCGGGCAACATCGTGATCAGCGGGGGCAGTCTTCAGGCAGAACTGATGCTCAGACAAGGCGACGTCCGGCAAGCGATCGATCGCTTCGCACGTGAGCGCGGCCGGGAACTACGGTCCTGGCAACGAGAGCTTGGCCTTCCAATGCTGCCGATTTCAACCGCGGAAGAAACCGCGCCGCAGCTCCGCCGCCTGCTGGAGCAATCCGCCTGGCGGCAACGGAGGCGATGA
- a CDS encoding DUF4381 domain-containing protein: protein MGPATPTTDPMTEIALRSLRDIAVPPPVSWMPQTWGWAVLAAILLVVLLVVFLRWLKAYRANAYRREALAQLAEIEEKIRDPVARGDGLRELAALLKRVMLAGWGRPAVAEIAGAAWVRFLSEHGDEKASTALERLLDDLEYHGNAEPPPDVVDQAVPAARSWIGHHHVSA from the coding sequence ATGGGACCAGCCACTCCGACGACCGATCCGATGACCGAGATCGCCCTGCGATCCCTCAGGGACATCGCCGTGCCACCGCCGGTCTCGTGGATGCCGCAGACCTGGGGATGGGCCGTATTGGCGGCAATTCTCCTTGTCGTTCTCTTGGTCGTCTTTCTGCGCTGGCTGAAGGCCTATCGCGCAAACGCCTATCGACGCGAGGCGCTCGCCCAACTCGCCGAGATTGAAGAGAAAATCCGCGATCCGGTCGCGCGAGGAGACGGGCTGCGCGAACTCGCCGCCCTTCTGAAGCGCGTCATGCTGGCCGGCTGGGGCCGGCCGGCCGTGGCAGAGATCGCCGGCGCGGCCTGGGTTCGCTTCCTGAGCGAACATGGCGACGAGAAAGCGAGTACCGCCCTGGAAAGACTGCTCGACGATCTTGAATACCACGGCAATGCAGAGCCGCCGCCGGATGTCGTCGACCAAGCGGTCCCGGCCGCACGAAGCTGGATCGGACACCATCATGTATCAGCTTGA
- a CDS encoding VWA domain-containing protein, which produces MYQLDHPWLLFLLPVPLFVWWLLPAHRQTSEAVRIPFFEQVADAAGIRPTEGSVIPRRTWLQLIVETLAWCLMLLALARPQFVEPPIEKVEPQRDIMLALDLSQSMDTKDFHAADGSTEARVDAVKKVVSDFVSKRPGDRIGLVAFGDAPYPLVPFTMDHATLQKMIAEIVPGIAGPRTSLGDAIGLAIKMFEKTTVPEKELILLTDGNDTASKMPPAKAAGIAKTKGIVVHTVGIGDPAATGEDKLDTEMLRKIATGTGGRYFFGEDQTALAAIYDVLDRITPVNQKTLSWQPRIELFYWPLGASIALIVVYYGLCGIRSLLHREVAA; this is translated from the coding sequence ATGTATCAGCTTGACCATCCATGGCTGCTGTTTCTTCTTCCCGTGCCGCTGTTCGTCTGGTGGCTTCTTCCAGCGCATCGGCAAACGTCGGAGGCCGTTCGCATCCCCTTCTTCGAGCAGGTTGCAGACGCCGCCGGCATCCGTCCGACGGAAGGTTCGGTCATCCCGCGCCGGACTTGGCTACAGTTGATCGTCGAGACGCTCGCTTGGTGCCTGATGCTGCTCGCCCTCGCGCGTCCGCAATTCGTCGAGCCGCCGATCGAGAAGGTCGAGCCGCAGCGAGACATCATGCTCGCACTCGACCTATCGCAGTCGATGGATACGAAGGATTTCCACGCCGCGGACGGAAGCACTGAGGCACGCGTCGATGCCGTTAAGAAGGTCGTCTCCGATTTCGTATCGAAGCGACCCGGCGACAGGATCGGCCTCGTCGCCTTCGGCGATGCGCCATATCCGCTGGTCCCCTTTACCATGGACCATGCCACCTTGCAGAAGATGATCGCCGAGATCGTGCCTGGCATCGCAGGTCCCCGCACGTCGCTCGGCGACGCAATAGGGCTGGCGATCAAGATGTTCGAAAAGACGACCGTTCCGGAGAAGGAATTGATACTGCTGACCGACGGCAACGACACCGCCAGCAAGATGCCGCCTGCCAAGGCTGCCGGAATCGCCAAGACCAAGGGGATCGTTGTTCATACCGTCGGAATCGGTGATCCGGCGGCGACCGGCGAGGACAAGCTCGATACGGAAATGCTTCGAAAGATCGCCACAGGCACCGGTGGGCGCTACTTCTTTGGCGAAGATCAAACTGCGCTCGCCGCCATCTACGACGTGCTCGATCGGATCACGCCGGTGAACCAGAAGACGCTCTCCTGGCAACCGCGCATAGAACTCTTCTATTGGCCTCTTGGTGCATCGATCGCGCTCATCGTGGTCTATTACGGACTGTGCGGCATCCGCAGCCTCCTGCATAGAGAGGTGGCGGCATGA